A part of Pectinatus sottacetonis genomic DNA contains:
- a CDS encoding 16S rRNA (uracil(1498)-N(3))-methyltransferase: MRRLFIDRKMEKKIIITGDDAAHLLYAMRSKPGQYITVVDKEGRIARTSIADCGPQKVDLDFVEWMDKAENESSVNITLMQCLPKGDKMDYIVQKAVELGITCIIPVESQNCVVKYDAAKKEKRCQKWQKTAKEAAKQCGRSTIPEIVPITNLSEGLNHISGYAACVCYESEANISFKQYLQTHNKKNGYLVLIGPEGGFTAEEIEICRTKKIESVSLGKRILRTETAAVAALSILQYEKGDLGS, from the coding sequence ATGCGCCGTTTATTTATTGATAGAAAAATGGAAAAAAAGATAATAATCACCGGTGATGATGCAGCTCATTTACTTTATGCTATGCGGTCAAAACCGGGACAATATATTACAGTAGTTGATAAAGAGGGAAGAATAGCTAGAACAAGTATTGCTGATTGTGGACCACAGAAAGTGGACTTGGATTTTGTTGAATGGATGGATAAAGCTGAAAACGAATCATCAGTAAATATAACTTTGATGCAGTGCCTGCCTAAGGGTGATAAGATGGACTATATTGTGCAAAAGGCAGTTGAGCTGGGGATAACATGTATTATACCTGTGGAAAGTCAAAATTGCGTTGTAAAATATGATGCTGCCAAGAAAGAAAAACGATGTCAAAAATGGCAAAAGACAGCTAAAGAGGCAGCAAAACAATGTGGTAGAAGTACTATACCGGAAATTGTACCAATTACAAACCTGAGTGAGGGACTTAACCATATAAGCGGATATGCTGCCTGTGTGTGTTATGAGAGTGAAGCAAATATATCTTTTAAGCAATATCTTCAAACACATAATAAGAAAAATGGTTATTTAGTGTTGATCGGACCGGAAGGTGGATTTACAGCAGAGGAAATAGAGATATGCCGCACCAAGAAGATAGAAAGTGTTTCCCTGGGAAAGCGTATATTGCGTACAGAAACAGCAGCAGTTGCTGCTTTGTCAATACTGCAATATGAAAAAGGGGACTTAGGCAGTTAA
- the prmA gene encoding 50S ribosomal protein L11 methyltransferase, translated as MDWMQISVRTSHEAMDIIAEIFGNLGANGTQIEDPAIINEYINSNLWDYTDIPLQKRTDVITVHAWLPCDSMLEKRIKMLNKQLEILSSRINTAPCETMTHKIKEEDWANNWKKYFHPSKIASKIVVKPSWEAYQPQKDELVVELDPGCAFGTGTHPTTSMCVKFMEKYLQPGAKLFDVGTGSGILAIAAARLGVKDIEAADYDNVAVKAARENIKKNDVMEIIKCFQSDLLKKFSGKADFISANIIADIIIRLFDELPDKLTKNGIFLASGIIKDRLNDIEKAAEEHKMYIVDKAEEGGWVALVLKFEADK; from the coding sequence ATGGATTGGATGCAGATTTCAGTGCGAACATCGCATGAAGCTATGGATATTATTGCGGAGATCTTTGGCAATTTAGGTGCTAATGGGACACAAATAGAAGATCCGGCTATTATAAATGAGTATATAAATTCTAATTTATGGGATTATACAGATATTCCGTTGCAAAAAAGAACTGATGTAATTACGGTACATGCGTGGCTGCCTTGTGACAGTATGCTTGAGAAACGAATAAAAATGTTAAATAAACAGCTGGAAATTCTTTCCAGTAGAATAAACACAGCACCATGCGAAACAATGACACATAAGATAAAGGAAGAAGATTGGGCAAATAACTGGAAAAAGTATTTTCATCCATCTAAGATAGCAAGTAAAATTGTTGTAAAGCCATCATGGGAAGCATACCAGCCGCAAAAAGATGAACTGGTAGTAGAACTTGATCCAGGCTGTGCTTTTGGAACGGGGACGCATCCTACTACGTCCATGTGTGTGAAATTCATGGAAAAGTATCTACAGCCTGGGGCAAAATTATTTGATGTAGGTACGGGGTCTGGAATATTAGCTATAGCTGCTGCAAGACTGGGTGTCAAAGATATTGAAGCTGCCGATTATGATAATGTTGCAGTTAAGGCAGCCAGGGAAAATATTAAGAAGAACGATGTCATGGAAATAATAAAATGTTTCCAAAGTGATTTGTTAAAAAAATTTTCAGGCAAAGCAGATTTTATATCGGCTAATATTATAGCTGACATAATCATTCGTCTTTTTGATGAGCTGCCAGATAAATTGACTAAAAATGGAATATTTTTGGCAAGCGGAATTATAAAGGATAGGTTAAATGATATAGAGAAGGCAGCTGAAGAACATAAAATGTATATTGTGGATAAGGCTGAAGAGGGTGGTTGGGTTGCACTTGTATTGAAATTTGAGGCAGATAAATAA